In Struthio camelus isolate bStrCam1 chromosome 3, bStrCam1.hap1, whole genome shotgun sequence, the DNA window CACCGTCATGGTGCTATCCGCAGAACATGCAGGAGTTTACATTCTTGTCTAAAGGACAAGGGAACGCCATAGAGGAGGTCTaggaaaaaaggtaagaaagcAAGTTTGATCTGCATATCTAAGAGGGCAATCACAGAACGGCTGTGATTTCTTTGTCTTGGTACAAAGACATATCTGGGTGTCCTTCACATTTGTATAAATGAACGTATACCAAGATTTCAGATTATTTCCTCTCCCCTAAACCCTAGCACACTTTTGGTTTTCAAATACATAAATGTTCATTCTAGGCCTGAAGGTGTCTGTGCTGCCAATTAGCTGCGTAAGATTACATGTAAGAATACTTTATACAGTGCCACGCTGAAGAACTCCTCGTTCTTTATCCCCCCAACCCTCAGACAGAAGATTCGGAAAGTCAGTCTCTTGGTGACAGCTGCCAGTGCATCTCAGAGAGGCTTTAGCAGGTTTCCTACAAAAGCCTTGAATGATTCAGTTCAAACTAAAAGATGGTATTATAGGCTCACTGACTTTTTACTGATATAAAGCTTACCGACTGTTCAAAATAGAGCATAAAGTCTTTGCtacatttcatgttttcttttgtatATTATCACCTTAAGCAGAGAATCTGTGCCAAAGCCAGTCTTGCTCATCCACGCAATACCTCAGATTTTTCTGTTGCGATTGGATCACACCGTACTGCAGTGGCAGCACTATTCTTTGCCAAATTATTAGCACAGCTACACTAATTAGGTTaagaataagaatgaaaaagagtCGTTCTTCTAACAGCAACAATCATGACATTTTGGGAAGATAACTATACCAAGCTTCATGAAAAGGCTTGTTCCTGGAAAGCTCCACAAGAACATATGGATCACTTCACTGCTAGTATGGCTGAATCAGACACAGAAACGACTGAGATGAACCTTCAGCTGCAGATCTGTCACTCAGACGGTTCAGTCCTCAGGCTGCCAAATGTAGAGGGCTGGAAGTTTATGCCCCAGACCACAGAGTGTAGGCTATCACGGAAAGCAGTGAGAGGTTAGTTAATGCAACTCAATCCAACCACTACACTAGGTGGCCTGCAACACACACTGTCCCCCTCTGTGAACGCAGTACACGTATGCCATATCTTTATTAGCACAGCTTTGGGTAACTATTTTCTCTTGTGAAGATGGAAGGGACAATTTATAGCAATAGACAATTATTTTGCAGCACAGAGATAATCAAcgttagaaattaaaaatactagGATACACAGGACCAGCTTTTCATATTTTGCCTTTCATCCAAAAGACGATGAATTCCTCAGAATGGTGATAATTGTCACAGAAAGACAAATtaactctgaaaaataaataccctTCAGACTCTCCCAAAGAGAGAAAAGACCATCAGTTCTAAGGGTCAATTAAAATGGACTCAATAAACCACAGTAACAAGCACTAACCTTTAGGTTCTCCTCCTCCATTAGGAGAAAGGTTTGTCCAGAAGATGGTGTGATTGATATGACCCCCACCATTGAACTTAATTGCAGGCTGAAGAGATACCTGAGCTGTAACATCACCTAAAGatgcagaagattaaaaaaaataagaagaagaataaaaataacatcaCCACAGTAGTCACTAACAGCTAGGCACCCATCGCTCTCCAAAATCTCTTAAGTCTTGCAAGCCTATAACatgtttacagaaaaaatgaGGATGTGATTGTTATCAATATTTTAAACAGTCAGTGCCATAAGCCACGTTAAAGATTTCCAATTACCTTTTTTCTTATCCTGTAATGATATGCGATGTGCCAATATTGCACCTATCAGGCAACCCACACTACACAAAGAGTACATAAGTACCTACTGCCACTCCATAGTAGGACAAAGCAACTAGTGGAATCAGAACATTTTAAGGACCAGCATCTGCAAGCTTCCCAGTATTACCACTACTGTCAGCTTCACTGATCTGCAAGCTGACAATTTTTAAActccttaaaatatttacagGGCAAACAGATTGTGCTCCAGAAAAAGTTGACGAGTACAGTGAGtacatacatgaaaaaaaaaacgcTCCCCTCCCTCAGCACTTCGCATCAGAAACCTCTCCTCCAAATACCGCTGTTAAACACTGATGAACTCCCCACCCCTTCTCAGTCTAGGCAGGCTTTTAactttaagagaaaaacaaacattagGACTCCATTTAGAAGCTTCCACAGACCATATGAGCAGTTTATATGTAACACTAACCCTTGTTTCCAGCTCTGCATATAGCTAACCCTTATGTCACCCAAGATTAGAGAGCCCTGTGCTTCCTCCCCCTTCACACATCATACTCCTTAAAGAACTCCCTGGTGCCTTATGTCTCTAAAGGGTGTTACACTGCTTTAGCACAATTGTTTTGAATGCTGTTTTGACTTTAAAAGACTTTGAtgctttttctgaagttctttgaAGCTTTGCCCACTGCTACAATACCTTCTCTCATAAGAAACCAATGCAGATAGCTGTTTCCTCCACTCACTTTCAGGAATCAGTGCTGGAAGTCTTCTATAGGAGTAAATGAGTCATAGATACACATGAAGGCAGGACACATAGCAGTAGCACTCCTGTTTCTAAGGTTTTAATATAGGATTACAGGTTCTCAGTATTGCCTCATACCCTTAAAAAACTACAACAGCCTCAGTAGACCTCATAGGAACAAAACATCTGGTTGAAGAACTCAAGCTCCAATACGACCCACAAGTCTCAAAAAACAGCATTAAGAGCTCTGTTAAAATAAGTTACAGCAGTGCTCAATCAAGCACCCttggttttttctttctgatggaaACAATCAATGTTATAGTAAACAGTTTCCTTGAGATACAAAAGGTAAATACAGTTTTCTATAAACTTTTCTTAAGAATAACTTTGCCTCTACAGAAATTCACTTTTAAATGCAATACAGgtcaatttttttcccattcagaaATATATCTATGAGTTAAAAAAAACTGTTACTAATGTGCGGTCTCTGCACCTTCAGTCACAGTCATACCCAGAGCAACAAAACCAGACAGAAACAGGAATGGGATAAAGCATGAAATGCAGTTGGTATAAATGGTAGATGCTGAATTCAGTTAAGGATGACAGGTGTCACATAACACTCAGTAAAACTGCATCTTTGGGACATCTTTCTTGAATTCTGCAAACCTTAGGAAATTTGTAAGTTCATCCAGAGCATACAACATATTATAAGCCAGGAGTCCAAAAGTAACACAGGATATTTTTAACGTATTTGTCATTGCTTATCCTACCATTCTTAAAAGGCACCTTTCCCCCAGGATCACTAAGAAACAGAGAGAGTATTTGATCGCTGTCCTTACAGCATAATATTTGTGGTGCTACCAAATCAGTCCTGCTGTACTtagcaatgaaaaaggaaaggaaaaaggtaacTTGCCCTTCAGTTACAGCAAACCTATCTAGGAATTTAATAGTATATAGGGCCCCCGGCCTTTGCTCCAGCTTACCACGCTCCTCAGTACAGCCACATATGACAATTCAGAAAAGCAAGACGGAAAGTTTAAAGGTGCTCAGGAGACTTGTTACCTCATTTTCTAAGTTTACCAAGAGGCATTTGTTTTCTTGTAAGAGCAGCTGGGGAAAGCACCACAGGACAAATGATtgtcaaaaaaggaaaggaaaaactctTGTAGGCACAAACTTTCACTAAAATTAGGCTGCAAGATTACATCCTTCGATTGGCAAATCTTGGACATGTTGATGAGCCAGTGATGAGATCACAGCTTATGCTGAAAGCTTTCTGGAACAAAGACATTACTTCCTGTGTTGGTCGCAATCACAGAATTGCATACcgattttcagaagagctgacaACATACGCCCATGAGACTCAGCCCAGAACAGCTTTCTGTTGAGTTACCTAAGCAGATGTAGATAGATTAAGAACACGCTAAAGATGAtcagaaaagaataatttatctTCTACTGCTGAACAAAAGCCATTATCAAGGTTGTGTTATCTGCAAGAGATATCAGATGGTAATTAAATGTGTTGTGTGACACAACTTTGAAATGCAGTGCAGAAAATTTTGATCATGCTCAGTTTTTAAGTACGGAAGAATAACAATACTGACAGAATTAGGCAGCAGTTCAGACTTTGGTCTTTCCTAAAGCCCAGTTTTATAACAAGAGTCAAGATACTAAACGTATAGTATATTGGGATGCCAATTAGGAAAAGAGCCAAACTGGGATACATAAAAAAAACATACTGTAAGCAAGTATTTACCATGTTCCTGACAACCACCAATACATTATCCATTTCCAAAGTAACGTTAAAAATATGTCAGAGGATCCACAATACTGCAGATATTTTTACTACCCAGTAATTTTCCCCCACGGGTGGCTCAAGTCTTAGGCACTAAGACTCATCATTAAGAACATCACCAGCAGTTGTACCGATTTCTTTAAGTTGAGGTTCCCTCCTCACTTTTACTCGTGCTAATTAATCCCTGGAATACAACTTTCCTAGATCTACCACCGGCAGGGCAAAGCAACAAGCAATCCTGATGTCACAATTTTTAATAGAAGCTCATTAGTTCATTAATTTAGACTGCATGAGATATTTTTAGGTTTACTTAGACACTTGAAAATCCCTAACCTTTCATAAGTAATCAACATTCATTATTCAAGCACACCCAATATTTCTCAGGGGCTACAAGGTTCCAGTTTACTTGACTATTCAGAATTCTCACTGTCAAGCAATTAAATTACAGTGCGGAACCACAGGGCAGCCGGTCAGAGGTGACTTCATGAACTGATTGCCTCTCACATGTATCTAGACGTTCTTTAAAAAGATcagtacagggggaaaaaaaggaagtatgTTCACATTGTGACATGCTCTTCATTCATTTTCCTCAGTCCCATAAACTAAGattgaaaagatttaaaaaaaaaaaaaaaagcatttaactgTTTCAGCGTAGCTTGGTTAGAATGACTGTAACAGTTTTCAGAGAAGTTAGCATTGCTCAAGACTGAACTTGGgaagttaaaaacaaatccaTCGTTTGCTGTGTATTTTAGCATCTCACACTGGCATGTGAGTTAGATAACCCCTTATTTTGACCCAGTGGCATAGCTGGCAGCAAGGTTCAGATCTCTTCACTGGATGACATGCGTATTAACCACATTGCTCTTACCTACATCTGTAGGGGACTAAGATTATCTTACAAGAATGAGCAGAACATCTGATGTGAAAACCATCCAGTTACACAAGTTTTACTTCACATGATTTTGTTACTAAGCTTTCCTTACAAAGCATTTGTTCAGTAAAATGACTGCAACTTCCTACTGACTTGCTTTTGGTTCCAGTTACTTCTGCAAATACAGACTAAATCCACAGGAATCACTGCAGTTTCTTCTAGGTTTATAGTACTAAAGGGTGCAGACCTCATGCTTTTAGCTACACCTAGTTTCTAAGCACCAGCACCATTGAAGCTCACTATAAAAAGTTGTTCCTTAAAACATTTCActtcacaaaaaaggaaaaaagtaagctTGAATTAGCTActtcaaaacttttaaaagaaagtatttcccCTGGAAAGAAAAGTTAACCCGTTTTCCCGACAGCATGCATTTGGACTAGCTTTGCTTTCATCTCTTGATTGCGAATATACAAACCTTTTGCGAGTGCCTCTTTGTATTTCTCCTCTGCAACATTCAGGTTGTTTACGTAAGTAGCATGATGTTTGCTGTGGTGCAACTGCATGATTTCTGCATTAATATGAGGTTCAAGAGCGCCATAGTCATACGGCAAGTCTGGAAGAGTGTGCTTTTGCCTAGAGACCAAGCATCCCAATGGCGCTACCACCTTAGCACTGTTTCtggaagacagaagaaacaaagaaggaagtAGTCTTATTCAGTATAATATCAAACCATGACTGTTATGATCAGCTGCTATAAGTACACGGGGTAGTATCTTGGATAAAGAAGTCCCATTTTCCTATTTCAAGAGCTGGAAGCTACACACTCTGTAGCTTAGCTACAACGATGAATTCACATAAAAGACAGACAGAGGGCTTCACAACGTAAAGCTGCAGTTCTCACACTGTGTTCCACAAAGCCACCACAAAAACTAACAGACACCCACATGCCAACAGGCCAGGCAAAtgcaggggggaaggggggagaggaagcCAGCAGTAACACACTAACACTCAAAGCTTCACTCAGTCTTTATTGACTGGGTTAAACAGAAGCCAGACAGAACGTCCCTGGAAAAATCTCACTCCCTCAGCACCCGAAAGGGTTAAGTGGttcctgcattaaaaaataaacaagctgaAAAATTAAACGGACACTGGGTTTCTGGGAGAGAACTTTCATAACATTAACTTTTCTTCTCCTACCCCCTTGTCTTCCAGCAGAGATACAAGTGCTGCACTGCTCTTAAAGCTGAAACTACACGCTATGTGACCAGAgggcggggcagggggaagaggcaAGTCCACCAAAGAAAACAACGTTTCAGGcaactttttcctgttttccacctTGCTTTTTTAGTGAGACATGACAACTGTGATGAAAGGAGAAGCGCCGGGCTAGGACGAAGGTCAACTCCTAAGGCCCTTTCATGTTTTCACTGGTGACCTTGGCATAAACCAGGAACACCTTGCAGCAACACAATCCGCCAGGCTGTCAAGCCGGAGCAGGCCCTGCGGAGAGGTGACCCGGCCTGACATGGAGGAGAGAGTttggcagcaccaggcacaccCACGCGACTGAAGCCTTCCGCGGAGAGCGGAGGCTTATCGGGGGGCAGCAGGCCGGGCGGGCCCCCCCGCAGCTGAAGGACAACGGCCGGCAGCGCCGAGAGGCACCTGGCGAGGCCACGGCAACCCCCGGGCgcccgtgtccgtgtccgtgcccgcggcggggaggccgggcccgcacCGCGCCCCGGCGCCAGCACCAGCCGCGCGGCCTCCGCCCGCCCGAAATGGCGACGAGCCCCATGAAAGGGGGAGCCGGCGCCCGCCAGCCGAGCGGAGTGAGGGGAAGGGAGCGGGCAGCCGCCGTCTCCTCCCCTCACGCTCGCCGCCCGGCCATGGAGGGCGAGGCCGGTGTCGCAGCGGCTGACACTGAGCtcccgccgctgcagccgccgccttcccctccccttcccccgcgGCGCGGCTCTCACCTGCCCGCCCAGGCTAGGCGGCACAACATGGCGGCGGCTCCCAGCCGAGCACCCCtcccgcagcgcagcgcagcccgcccgtccgcccgcccgccgcgctgcgcgcctgcgcccggcccccgccgccgcgctgggcggTGGCTACCGCCGTGGgcgggggagatggaggggggaggaTGAGTTTTTGCGGAAAGGTGATTTGGGGGAGTCACCTCTGTGCGGCCCCAGAGGCGAAGCTTTGCTGGGCGGAGCTGCCGGCAGGCGAGCCGCGTgtgccccccctcccgcccccggcgGAGGGATTGGGGCTGGGGGCCGCTGCCCCTCTTGCCGCGGTGGTGCGTGGCCTTGTGAAGTGGTCGGTGCCTGCAGGCGCCCAGGCCGGTGTGAGACCGGGCAGCGGTGCGAGCTGCTCTGGGCAGCCCTGAGCAGTGGTGTGAGTGAGGCTCGTCCTAACTCAGGCAGAGGGGGTGCCCGACCCCCTCGCTCAGGAAGGGGAGCCGAGGGGCAGCGGCTTGCCCCACGCCGTCCCCGCGCCCCGCAGGGCGGCAGGCAaaggcgccgggcgccggctaGGCCCTGGCCTGAGGTCAAGCTGACTGAAGAGGACGTGGAAGACGGCTGGGCGCGACAGGAGAGACAGCGGGGCGTAACAAATAACAGGGTGAGAAGCTGAGAGCAGTTGCCGATAGTGCCCGAGGGATGGCTGGATCCCGCAGGTGGCTAAGGGGGAGTTGCGTGAGAAACGGCCGTGCTTCACAGATAAGGGCATGGGAGTACGGAGGACCTTCAGGGGAGTACGGCCTTGCGAGGCCACCGCCTGCCTAGGGAACCGTATCAGTGATACCGTGTGAGGCTGAGATTACCTAAGTAGCTGTACCAGAAATACCCAATTTGACTCCAGATGCAGCTAAACTGCGACCGGCGCGGAAAGGAGCGGGTTGCTTATTTGGGAAGAGACGcgtggaggaagggggaggcgaGGGCAGTGAAAAGGAGAGCCAAGAACGGGAAAAGAGATAACGAGGTGCGCAAATCGGTGCCTGGTGCTTTGTAAGGTAGCCAACAGGCAGTCCTGCACTTGAGCACCGCAGCTGGAGCTGGACAATAAGCCAACCCCTTGTTTCTGACTATACCACCAGGGTCGAGGCTGCCTCCAAGGTCGGGAGTAGCTGGGCCGGAGCGCCGTGGGCCACTTTCACTGGCCAGCCAGGGCACACCTGTGTGGGTGGGTTGAGCACCCCGATGCCCCCGTGTCAGTGCCAGTCCCAGGCCCGATGGCATCAGCAGCTGCCCGCACATGACCCAAGGAACATGTTTGGGAAATGCAGTCACTTGTGGAGATACCTGAGACACCTAAAATTTTGCGTGACGCGTATGTAGTGTAAGTGCAAGGGGCCACGTGCCTGAGGAAGAATAGGCACTGGCCTCCTGTGGAACCTCCCAGTTGGCCAGAAGATCATTGCTAAAGGAATTTTAGCCTGAACCTATCTTGGAAAATGGGAAAGAATTCATCATTAGGGAATTGGGAAGTTCACTCCAGAACTTCATTTCCACCCCTGCCGTAGCATTAAGTTTGGCATTTGAACTATCACCTTGAGGCCTACCGTACTCAGAGAGAGATGGGATCTTTCTCCTTCTGCAGAATCCCTTCCCCGTTCATCTTCCCAACTAACAAtgaagataaggaaaaagaaTACCTACTACGTTGGAGGCAGGTGTAATACTCTTTAAGTACTAGGCAGAAAGTCTTTGGAGCACAGAAAGACCAAATGTGGGACCCTAATTTGAAAATGACCTCCACCCAAAACCCCCACAACTCTTGGAAAGGGGATGCAGATGGTGGTGCAGTGTTACTGCAGTATGAAAACATACATCTAGGAGatcaaaagataaaaatcagtCTTCCTGCTGAATTGCTGGAATAACGTTGGCTACTATTACAATTGCGAATTTGAATTTGTAGATATTAGCATGCAACTGCTGAAGTTTGAGGACAGGTATTTACCACTTTTTCCTCTTAAAGAAGCAGCTCATGCAAGGCTCCTTCTGCTGAAATAACTGCTTTAAAACCCTTGCTCTTGAGAAACAGTGGTCCTGGGAGCAAGGGAGAAAAGCCAGCTTTTCCCAGCAGATCAGTGACTTATCTTGAGATAAAAAAGAACTTCTGGTGTGCGTGCCAGATTTGGTGGATGGCGCCACTGTCAGTGTCCTACCTCTTGCTCTTCCTCAACCTCACAAGGCAGACGGTGGGAGCCGGACGTAAGCAAGAGTCCTGCCCCAAGGAGCAAATAGGCTAAATCTTCCAGACTGAATCTTCTCACTATAGATCTGCTATAGCATTTTCTCCTGACACAGGTGAGTATTTCTGGTGCACAACACATAGAAGGTTTGCCATCACTTCCTTAACTCTTAGGCTAAAGTCACTCTCCTGCTTGTGCAGTTAAAAACAATAGAAGgtcattaaaatatatgtattaggAAAGAAATACAGATAGCAGAATCTTAAACAGGGATATAGGAAAGTCAAGAAGCATTTTAACACGTTCTCTTTttggaaggaagcaggaggaTGAATTTCTCTTATATCATACTGATGTTAAAGTCGTGCAGATGTAACAAAGGAGAATGTAAGGTTTCTTtcactaaaattaaattaaattaattaaaatcattCCAGAAAAGGTCTTTAAAACTTACTCCTGGAATATTAAGGAACTGAGTTATCTGAACCACTGGTAACGGTTTGCtcttggaaagcaaaaaaatcccaaagaattGGAGGACTGCCAGCATGAttccagtatttttaaaaagcagtgggATCTTCTGTAATGCTGTAAGATCAATCAACCTCTTACAAACTGTAGACAAAATAAAGGTTTAACGTAAGGAATTCTATCACCCAAGAAttagaagcaaaacaaattatTATCAGGCGGAGACGTTTTCATGGAAAGCAGATCTTTTCAGAGAAACATAGCAACCCTTTTAACAAGATTGCAAGTCTGGTTAGCAAAAGCAACAGTGCTGATAGGACACATTTAGATTGCTCTATTTCCAAAGCAGTGACTTAGGACCTTCTATTTGGATTTAAGGGACTTGCTGTGTATGGCATTAACAGGGCACATGATGGATGGGATTAAAGATTAACTCACTAACAGTTAGTTAGTTTACTGATGTTTCCTAATAGGGTCAGGACTAACAGCATTCTATCCCTTTAGGATCTAGCGTTGGCCCAAAATCCCAGTTGCTAGCAATGTCCTTGGGAATATTTTTTCTAGTAGGCAGATGACACAAAGACTAATGAGAGAGCAAAATAGAATAGGCTACTTCTGAATTGTATTGATTATCAATCATAGCCTATTAAAATTGATTGAAATATAAGGTAGTATATGAACAATGAAAACTGTGTACAGAGTAGACGGGTGCTTACAATTGTTTCAGAGAATTTATGTAATATGTAAACGTGTACTCACAGTGCAAAGCCCGCGGTAAAACAAGTCAATCAGTCACTAGATGTTTCAAAGGTTATTATTAGGCAGGAATAGGAAAGCAAGATCACCTTTCCGTGCAGCATTGCTGAAACCAATAAACATAACATTCCAGTAGGAACTGGAAATTCTAGAAAGGAGTGAAAAAAAGGTTCCATAAGATAAGTTTAAAGAGCTTAACCTTGCTCTTTGAAAAGGCGGCTGAACAAATTACTGTGTCTAAATCTTACTGATGGAGAAGTGCTGTGATACACCCAGTAATGATTGGGAGCAGCAGTTAGACAAATTCAGCCTTGAAGAACCAACTGGAGTTCAGCTTAGCAGCAGACATAGCAGACACATTGAATGCAAAAGGCCAGACAGTAAACCCACAGCAGtgccttttgacctcaggtgtcTAGGTGTATTTTCCCGTTATAATTAGATATTGTCCAGCTTGAAACTGCATACATCTCTAACAGAATTTGACGTATGCAGAGTGATGTGTTTTTAGGGCTGCAAATTCAGCTTACGGGGGGCTAAATAAGCATCTATTAGATAGTCTTGCCcttttagattttaaaagcagcttgtGAGAGGAAGGAATTCATTAATGTCTCTCAGTTTCCAGTTTTACATGTTTCAGTTTTTAAGAGGTAATGCTGCATTCATCCTATTTCTTCAAATCAGGAAAAATACCATTTGTCATTGTAATGTATGTAATTCAGTATTAGAACTATTACATTAACGTATTGGACCTTCATGTAGCATAGGCAATAAAAATTGTGGTTGAACTAGGCCAAACTAGATGTGGGGAGCCTTGGATTGATTTTGAATTCAGGgcctggcattttttttttttttttgaattctcccttcccccaatcttttattataataaaggtatcaaatacaactttttttgaTTTTGAAGGGAACAGTTAATGGAGTAGGTAGGTAAGATACTTTGCATTGCAATATTTTCAGTGTATCTTTGTGTGAAGCAAGTCAGTTTCTTAGATAGACTGTTCTACATCAAAAGTGAAGGTAAATCTTTGACCTCATTTG includes these proteins:
- the SOD2 gene encoding superoxide dismutase [Mn], mitochondrial, coding for MLCRLAWAGRNSAKVVAPLGCLVSRQKHTLPDLPYDYGALEPHINAEIMQLHHSKHHATYVNNLNVAEEKYKEALAKGDVTAQVSLQPAIKFNGGGHINHTIFWTNLSPNGGGEPKGELMEAIKRDFGSFANFKEKLTAVSVGVQGSGWGWLGYNKEQGRLQIAACANQDPLQGTTGLIPLLGIDVWEHAYYLQYKNVRPDYLKAIWNVINWENVSSRYASCKK